In Paramormyrops kingsleyae isolate MSU_618 chromosome 11, PKINGS_0.4, whole genome shotgun sequence, the genomic window TTCCTCGGCTATTTTACTTTATTGTCCTTTAGTAAGGGCATAGGCAAAACTACTGAATTTTCCatgtcaaaaaatacatttctgtgTAGGTCTATTGTAAGTATGTTTATATATTCTTTATGTTCTGTAACTTAATCCGTTTATGTTAATATCCTAGTCGTCTTGCTATTTAACTTCAAAATAAGACCATGGAGGGTGGATTTAATTGTCCGTAACGTACTTTAACTGTAGTTCTATGAAGGGTCCAGCCTTCAGCAGACCCACAAATCGTATGAATGGTGAGTCTAGATCTGCAGTTCCTTTGGTAACTTCGGATTTCAGGTTTCCTTGGATACTTTTCTTGATCCGCCTATAGCATGTGGCACCTGGTGTGTAAGCCTGTTGTACAAATTATGCTTAATGAGGGTGTCATCTCTCATTTTGTAAAAAGAATATGGTTAATTTATCATAAGCCAGACATGAGCATAGCAGAATTTTATGGTGTTTGACACATTAAACAGAGACGTTGATCTCTGCACTGTCTGTATGCAGTGGCACGTATttaatgttgtgttttttgcACAGGGTAAGCAGTGTGACCTGAGCAGTTAACTTGGAAGCGGcataaatgataaataatatTTAACCTCCATTTTAACAGATCGTTAAGTTCTTATTTCCTAAATGACAGCAGAGAGGACAGCGGACATCCTGTGACCTATTGAAAAGGTCAAAGGTAACGTGTGTTACCTGGTCACTGGTCCTGTGCCAGTGATTCAGCTTCATACGTATAACACTCACTGATGCCCTGTGCACCTCTGCCTACCTTtgtttacagcaggggtggggaacctgctCCACGGAGGGCTAGTGCGGGGTTTTGGgttgacctctcaatcagccaataaaataccagtggttctcaactccagttctggagacccactgttattggctgattgagaggtcatcccaaaaacccgcaccggctctccatggatcaggttccccacccctggtaTATAGCatgggttcccaaacttttctACCCACGACCCCCCAAAATATAAGTGCCAGAGGCTTGGACCGTCATTTTACCCTACTGGTGCGTCATGACTCCAACTTCAGGAACCCCTGGTTTACAGTGTGCAGAGCTGTGTTATAGCCATGTGGAGTATGTGAGGGTCATGTTCTGATATGTTTCTGGGGTAGCCCCAGTTGCTATGGAGTCACCATTCCCTTTCCTGTCCTGGAGGACAGGAGTGTGAGAATGGAGGCCAAGTCCTCAGCCCTGGAAGGGGCACTTTCAGCAGATTCTTCCCCATTTTTGTGCGATACCATTTCCCAAGGTCAGCTGATGCAGGGTGATCTCAAACCCGGCTTACTAGCGAAGGACCGAGTTTTGTCAAACTATACTCTGATATTAAGGAACTCCTTCCTTTGAGTTTCACTGTCAATGGAGGGGAGAGTCTTGATGCTCAACTAACAAAATATGCCATCCTCGTAACATTTTGTTtcacaatattttattgcaAAATGCCAGTCAGCATGATCAATTTTCTTTAGTAAATGCACCCACCCTTTAAACTTGTGAGGTGTGTAATTTTCATTTTCTCTTTCCTGTTACATTTGGAATGACCCAGCAATAACATTTCTGGTCTACTGCATAGGAAGTGTTTCTCTGACATGATGTTCTTGGCTCTTCTTGGTTCTAGAAATGACACCACCCATCATTTCTgctttttttatgtttatttttttttattgctctgCAGATGCTGACAAACGTATCAAGGTGGCCCAGCCCGTGGTGGAGATGGATGGTGATGAGATGACCAGGATAATATGGGAGTTCATCAAGGAAAAGGTAGGGTTCAGGAACGGCAATCAGGCTGAAGATGGTTCAGGAGCTTCCACTGGTTACTGTGGGTGGTGCCCAGTGGATGACATTATTGCATGTGATCTGTATGAATTTGAAGCATCAGGAGCTGATTTGTTTAATTGGCATTTCCctaaatgtgtaaataaatgtcctAAATTAATGAGTTTCCCAGAGAATTTCTTACCTATTGAATGGAATCTTTATAATTAAACATTTCAATTAACCTCTCATAATAGCAGATGGCTTAATGTTGTTACTTTCTGCTCCTGATAGCTCATCCTGCCCCACGTTGCCGTGGAACTGAAATACTTTGACCTGGGCCTTCCATACCGTGACCAGACAGACGATCAGGTCACCATCGACTGTGCCCTAGCCACCAAAAAATACAGTGTCGCTGTTAAATGTGCAACAATCACGCCAGATGAGGCCCGAGTGGAAGGTAGCGTCGGTCATTTGGATGGTGATAAGGGTGGGGAATAATTGAGTATGGTTGAGCTGTGTCACACTGAGTTTACTCACCCTCACTCCCCAGAGTTCAAGCTGAAGAAGATGTGGAAGAGTCCCAATGGAACAATCAGAAACATTCTGGGCGGGACTGTGTTCCGTGAGCCAATCATCTGCAAGAACATTCCCCGTCTGGTCCCTGGTTGGACGCAGCCTATCACTATAGGCAGGCACGCTTTTGGTGACCAGGTGTGGCTTCTCGGCACGAGCGTGATCCCTGGTGATTGTTACATGAGACTTTCGGTCATTCCATGATGCCTGTTGTATCTCTGTCGAGCAGTACAGAGCGACGGACTTTGTGGTGAACCAGCCCGGCAAATTCAAGATAATCTTTACCCCCACCGACGGGAGCAAAGCCAAGGAGTGGGAGGTGTTTGACTTCCCTGGGGGGGGATGTGGCATGGGGATGTACAACACAGATGAGGTGAGACCACCCACCACCACTTGTCCTTTCCGTCACTTTTGAGactttaatgttaattttgtaCATTAAAATTGTATTATTTGGTTTGTTAGTCATTTCCTGTAATTCAGTTGCCACCTGTTATACTGGTTTCAGTTTCTATCCTACCTGCTGTGATTTGAGCCTCAGCAGTAATTCCTATTTTGGTACTTGGATGATTGGATTCTCCCTCCCTCACTGTCCCCCCTCCTGTAGTCCATTAGCGGCTTTGCACACAGCTGTTTCCAGTACGCCATCCAGAAGAAGTGGCCCCTCTACATGAGCACAAAGAACACCATCCTGAAGGCCTACGATGGTCGCTTCAAAGACATCTTCCAGGACATCTTTGAGAAGTAATGATTATGAACACTAAGGGTGACAGTATCAGGCTACATACCATAATACAGAGCAGACAGATGAGCAAAATGAGGTATTGAGAGATGGTTAGATATGGAGAGCAAAAATGTTGAAGAAAATCTCCAAATCTTCATCACATGGCTGTGATGATCATGTTTGAAGTGGACTTTGCGATTCCTCACTCTGTGTGTGGATCAGGATCTACATTCATGACATCTTATGCAGGAACTACAAGCCAGAGTTTGACAAGATCAAGATCTGGTACGAGCATCGACTCATCGACGACATGGTGGCCCAGGTGCTGAAGTCCTCCGGGGCCTTCGTGTGGGCCTGCAAGAACTACGACGGAGATGTGCAGTCGGACATCCTGGCCCAGGGTGGGGTCTCTGTTTGCTCTCCACATGGTTCCTGTGAAAGGAACCCCCATTACGTAATTTCCAGAATGACTTGATGTTTTAGCACTCGCATTGGTAGTAAAATTCAATCACTTAGCTGATGCTTTTGATCAAATGAACCAACTCAGAGGTACCAGAAAAGGCTCCTCCTGGGACTGTTCTCACCCGCTAGGCTACCTGCTGCCTGCAGTCCGTAGCCCCACTGGGGTATAACCCGGCCTCGCCTTGTATTTCAGGTTTTGGCTCCTTGGGGCTGATGACCTCAGTGCTGGTGTGTCCCGATGGCCGGACCATAGAAGCAGAGGCGGCCCATGGCACAGTGACCAGGCACTACCGTGAGCACCAGAAGGTGAGGGAGGAGTTCTCTTCTCAAGTAGAGGTGACTGAGGAGCCTCCGTGTTCCTGAAGCCATAGGTGCTAATGTCTTTACTCTTCCAGGGAAGGCCGACAAGCACTAACCCCATTGCCAGCATATTTGCCTGGACCAGGGGTCTCGAACATCGCGGGAAACTGGACAACAATCCCGACTTGATCAAGTAATGTCAGCGTTCAACTCCCGTCTTACCCTGACCAGTCAGACAAACAGAGTAGAATGGAAGAGAAGAATAGAGTGGAAGTAGAGTGGAAGAGAAGAATGATGCAATCTGTGTTTCAGTGCTCAGACACTGCGAGTTATTCACAGCAAACGTGAATCATTGTACTTGCAGGTTTTCCCAGACCCTGGAGAGGGTGTGTGTAGAGACCGTGGAAAGTGGCGTGATGACCAAGGATCTCGCCGGCTGCATCCATGGCCTTGCCAAGTGAGTCTCCCAGCTTGCtcagcacattaaaaaaaaatgcaaatctggatCTCCTTCTTGTGTTTTCCTCCTCAGAGTTCCAAGTAATTCAATGCATGAACACACTATTCTAGAAAGATCcagattacccccccccccccccccccccacacacacacacacacacgtttggaGCATCCCCTTTCCCAAATAATACCATGACCCGTGCTTGTTACCTTGCAGTTGCAAGCTGAATGAACACTATGTCAACACCACGGACTTCCTGGATGCCATCAGGAACAATCTGGACAAAGCTCTCCGCAAGTAGACTGACTTGGGAATGACATCTTCAGCAGCATCTTTTTAAAGGGCCTTTATCACACACTTCTTCCCTGAAATATACCTTttgactgtatatatatattatttttttttttttttcattaagaCAGCATCTGAATGTACAGTCACAGTTTCCACTGTTATAGTACCCAGATCCTGTAGAAGGAAACTGGAGAACTGCCGGCTATTTTAATGATGATACCCACCAAGATCGCTTTCAGGAGCACCTGTTCAgtcataaatatttcattttcttcCTCGATAAAGCAcaccaaaagtgtttttatttacatgtaGAGATGTTTTAAAGTTCTTTACAGTAAGAACCAAAGACTTCAACTGTCCCCTAAAGCTGACAGTTAGAACATAGTTTATTTTACTCTCTGTTGTCTATGATGTCAAAGATTTCAGAAATACAGACAAATTAAATGTGTTTGGTCAGTCGGTGGCGTGCTGTGTGATCTGTCACTCGATGGGGCCCCTTGTGAGAAAATGGCGGTTCCTGAATTTCACAGCCTCTCTGGTGCAGTGTGAACAGCTTCCCTCTCTGAAGACTCTGCTGTCATTGGCTGTCCGGAGCTGTGCTCTGCACCACCAAGGTTCGCAGGCAGGCTGGAAATCGGAGGAGCACCTGAAATATTGAATGTCATGATCGCTCTGTCAGCGCCGTCTCCTTTCCTGATCCGGGTGATCTCTGGTCAATTTCCCCCCCACTCACATGACCTGGTTACCCGGGTAACTAAACAGGGTCTAATTTTTGTGTCTGAGTTATTTTCTGCAGACCCCTGAGGTGTTAGATGTGTTTTAGCATGATTGTGTTCCCGAGAACCGCTCCTGAGGAAATCAACTACTACTGCAAAATATCTTGGGCTTCAAGGACAGGGAAATACTTTTTGGATTTACTTGAGACACATTAACACTTGGTTTTATACTATTGAAGAACCAACACTAAAAAGAACAGGTTTATCACAGCACATAGTTACACATTGTGGTTACTGTCAAAGTATTATTGGATTTAGGAACCAAAATAAGAACATTTCACTGTTTGGAAAATTCACATACCTCCAGCCATTTCTGTGCACAGGATTAGACCCAAAGAAagattaaatgtaaaaaaaaattctacaaAGCCACTGAAGGAGTTTAAAAAGCACATATTACACTGAGGTGAGTGTCAAACAGACCCACGGCGTCTGACAGTAGTTCAGGGAGCTGCGGGTGGGTGGCATTTTGGAAGCCTTCTGACAGTCATTGCAGGATGCCAAGTGAATCAGGAACGGTGGGTCTTCGTCTGACGGAGTACGatggcggggggcggggggtgtcggctttgaGGGTCCCattcagtttgaaataaaaccaaTCAGAAGTAACAGTGAACTGAAGAAACAGCAAGTTATCCACCCTCTCCATGACCTCTAAGAACAGTGTgtctaacacccccccccacccacaggcCTCACACAGACCCCATCAGCTCCCGCTGCCGCCTCCCGGCTGCCTCAGTACTCAGCATTTCCGTCAAGAAATAAATGCAACATCTGCTGAAATATCACCCATCATTTACCTCTGAGGTCTGGAGCAAATGACTAATTTattcaaatattttaaatgatttgtcAACATTTATCCAGGGTAGGTAAGATGCTGCCTAACAGCAAGATATTCTGCCTGGCGATATGCATATGCTCTTTTTAAGACTGAATAGGCATATTCACACATTTCTGAAGAAATAGCTTtctgaaaaacacccaaagagtGATCACTCAGTTCACACCAAGGGTCTTTATGCTGAGATGGCAACCCAGCCTCCAGTGTCAACCCATCACACCCAAAAGGACAGGGCGATAACAGACTTCATCTGACCAGCTAACGAGAGCTTTTATTGGGCTGCTAGTGTCAAGAATGCTAATTACTAATGGCAGCAGTGTGTAGTGTTTGAGGCTCAAAGCAATGAAGTTTGGGTGTAGGTGATGCAAGGATGGGCAGTTGGTCGCCACCAACCACACATTAGTTTATTTGGTgtcacaggaagtgatgcatgAGGAAGTGATGCGTGAGGAAGTGATGCGTGGGGCTGTGTGCAGCCTCCCTACCATGAGCAAGTACACATTCATTATAAAAAGAATATATTTACTGCCCAGGGCTCATGGTGTGAGTCTTTAAAGAAATGTTTGTAAAAAATAGGAGACAGACACTTTTTCCATTTCTGGGGACAGTTTGCATCATGAAACATGTTTTAACATTTGGCCAGCATGAATCTAGCTGTTCTGGTTCTGCTCCAACAGGGGGCAGCACTCACCACAAAATattggagggggtgggggctgtcaCAGGACTGACACATCAGTGTGTCCAGGCAGGCACACCTTCACGGTTTGCTGGTACGGGGAGGGCAGCAATCTGCAAAGGTTCTTACAACTGAACATTTCATCAGATCAAACAAGGAATGTAAATGAAATACTAGTTTTGTGTCTAAAGCTGTTATTATGAAACTCAACTAGGAATTGTTATATAAATGtctgccccaccccaccccccaccagctGGGTGTCATCTGAACCTCAAAAAAATGAACCTCACGGAAAAACACAGCTCTGCGTCAGAATGTGAAAGCTTGTTTACCCAGGCGAGTCCACCTCAGTTAGAGCAAAGCAGAAATCCATTATGCTGGGAAGCAAAACAGTAATTCAATATCCAGCCAAAATCAGGAATTCATGATATCTGATAAATGTGAAATACGCACAAGGCGACAGAGACAAGGCCAGCAAAACACTACAAGGACACGCACTGATGCACCCAAGACATGTGTATCCACACTGAGGCTGTTCTCGCTGAACTTCTGTagcaaaattaagaaatattcTTCTGCTGGGTATCTACAGGAGCTGGGGAGTGGAGAGCGCACTGTGGTGTCAGGCCTGAGTCAGCGCCTACCTCGCAGAAGCGCGATCTCAAGCACAGGTCACACGGCAGACCTCATTCTGCCGAGACAGGTCACGCTGCTTCACATCTCACCGTCCATCTTCCCTGAAAACAGTCCAGTTCCGTCACTGCAGAAACCCTGAACACACCCAAAAAAACCACCACCGCAGACCATGGAGGAATATTTCAGATACACCCTTTCAATCATTCCTCGTCATCACCACACCATCCTGGTGTTTCTTCTTCACGCAGCCTCAGCTGGCTTCGAGGGGAAGCTTTCAGCAGCAGCGCTGGTGAGACTCTCCTGTCCCTTCATAGACATGGCCTTCTGAAGGCAAAGCAACGTTACAAGGTGGAGCTAATTTCAGGTTCCACACAGCAGAAGGCTAGTTAGCCCATTTTCTCCTACTGTAAACTCCAGCTCCCAGACCTAACCATTAGTGCACACACTCTCCCAATGTCCCTCCATCCACCCACCTTCAACTAATCTTTATCCACTTTGGGTTGTCGCTTTCCTGGGCCAATCAGCCCAGTCTATCTGCGCACACATGCGTTAGGCGTAGCTCTGCCTGTGAGGACTTCCCTCTGGCTCCCATCGCACTGTAATGTTCCAGCAAACCACAAAAAGCGATTTAAACCGATAAACCTCTCCTACAATTTATCTTCACGATTTGTCCCCTTGAGACATGAAAACACAGATGCACATAAGCTAATGGCTGGGGCAGGAAAGCAAGGCATAGCAGGGAACGTGGGTCGTGGAACATCACAGGTGCTGAAAACGACAGGAACGGGGGGCAGACAGAGAAGTTGTGTGTGGGCTGtcaggcagggggcgctgttctTCACCCAGCACCTCCGGGGGAGCATCCATAACACCATGCTTGATCTTCATGTGCCTGCTGAGGTTCCCCTTCAGGTTGAACTTGCTGGAGCAGTAGGGGCACTTGAAGGGCCTGCTGCCCGCGTGGAGATGCATGTGACCTAGCAGGTTGTACATGCGGTTGAAGGACtttccacacacctggagaccAAAGGATACACTCCGCTCACATGGCACGCTTATACTCCGCTGATGCTTTACCGTACCCAGCTCAGGTCTCGCACGACCACCTTGATATCGAGGTACCAAGAATATTACGGGATGACAGCGATGGTGGCGGTGTGTTCATATGGACATAGCCGGATGGAGTGGCAGCTTCAGAGATGGACCGCAAACATAGATGGGAAAGACAGTTGCCATCTTTGATTAGCTGATAATGAGGCTTACTTTGTTCTTGTATCAATGGCCATCAAATAATGATGTTTAGTCTTCCAAGCGACTACGGTGAATTCCTGTGTAAGAAATTCCTGCCCTCAGAGGCTGTTAGTCTCTCCCTGGAGTGAGCAGACTCACCTTACATTTGAAGGGCTTGACAGGAAGGTGCACGATCATGTGAGTCTTGAGGGTCTGCTTCTGGACGAAGGTCTTGAAGCAGACATGGCACTGATAGGGCCGCACACTGGTGTGGATCAGCATGTGTCTCTTCAGGTTGGCGGACAGCGTGAACTCGCGCGAGCACACGTCACATTTGAACCCCTTGTTCACCTGACAAAGCAAAAGATGGGGCACGTTACTGGAGGGAATCACCATTTCCATCTGTTTCCCGACCATGTGCTCCTCATGTGCTTTGTAATGCTCATTCTGTGATGTTCAGATTACCTTAGCAACCACAAAACTGAAGGGCAATTTGAACGTTTCTACAGAAACTGGAGGCGAATAAACTGTGTGCTGAGGACCAGGCACCTTATCGGTTGAGCCATTTCCAGATGGTGGTCGCTGCAGCTCCACCTAGTGTTGGATTCCTGTATGTTTGATTCAAAACATACTAATGAGAGCAGGTTTGAGTCAAACACACCGTAGGAAACCTTAAATAGTCTATGTTTACTGAAGATTTGGTCAAAGAAACAAGATGAATCCCTGCAATTTAAGATGATGGATGAAATCACTTAGGAGGGTCTGGAGAGGCTTGCTTGGTAACCTGAAACAGTTCCTGGCCTGATTGAGAGATAAAACTAAGTCTCTTCACTCAGTGAAGGTCAAGGAGAGGCAGTTGCATGCTAGGATCACAGTCATATGCTAAGATCAAGCAGTcacatgct contains:
- the LOC111859373 gene encoding isocitrate dehydrogenase [NADP], mitochondrial yields the protein MAGHLKVLTSLCRSSVAFSKKPPAIVSVTACHHGQRRNYADKRIKVAQPVVEMDGDEMTRIIWEFIKEKLILPHVAVELKYFDLGLPYRDQTDDQVTIDCALATKKYSVAVKCATITPDEARVEEFKLKKMWKSPNGTIRNILGGTVFREPIICKNIPRLVPGWTQPITIGRHAFGDQYRATDFVVNQPGKFKIIFTPTDGSKAKEWEVFDFPGGGCGMGMYNTDESISGFAHSCFQYAIQKKWPLYMSTKNTILKAYDGRFKDIFQDIFEKNYKPEFDKIKIWYEHRLIDDMVAQVLKSSGAFVWACKNYDGDVQSDILAQGFGSLGLMTSVLVCPDGRTIEAEAAHGTVTRHYREHQKGRPTSTNPIASIFAWTRGLEHRGKLDNNPDLIKFSQTLERVCVETVESGVMTKDLAGCIHGLANCKLNEHYVNTTDFLDAIRNNLDKALRK